A genomic window from Maylandia zebra isolate NMK-2024a linkage group LG20, Mzebra_GT3a, whole genome shotgun sequence includes:
- the LOC101470284 gene encoding synaptotagmin-1 isoform X1, producing MKWNLFRHQTTPMVAAKPTGASALTVTPAPVALVSADNSTEPVSKNDAFDEIKNKFLNEIDKIPLPSWAIIAIAVVAALLILTCCFCIVKKCCFKKKKNKKGKKGKGDMGMKNLKGGEKPQDDDDEEDDVEPGLTGDEKEEEVKEKEKLGKLQYSIDYDFQENKLTVGILQAADLLSMDSGGTSDPYVKVFVLPDKKKKFDTKVHKKTLNPVFNETFTFKIPFQEMGGKTLVMSVYDFDRFSKHDVIGEIKIPMNTLDLAKPIEEWRDLDSADQEEPEKLGDICISLRYVPTAGKLTICILEAKNLKKMDVGGLSDPYVKINLLQNGKRLKKKKTTVKKNTLNPYYNESFSFEIPLEQMQKILAVITVLDYDKIGKNDAIGKILVGSKSTGAGLKHWSDMLANPRRPIAQWHPLQPEEEVDAALAALNAKK from the exons ATGAAGTGGAACTTGTTCAGGCATCAGACAACGCCCATGGTCGCTGCTAAGCCAACGGGAGCCAGTGCCTTGACTGTGACTCCAGCGCCGGTCGCGTTAGTCTCGGCAGACAACTCCACCGAACCAGTGAGCAAGAATGATGCCTTTGACGAGATCAAAAACAAGTTCCTGAATGAAATCGACAAGATCCCAC TGCCATCATGGGCCATCATTGCCATCGCTGTGGTCGCCGCTTTACTCATTCTAACATGCTGCTTCTGCATCGTCAAGAAGTGCTGtttcaaaaagaagaagaacaagaagggCAAGAAGGGGAAGGGTGACATGGGAATGAAGAACCTGAAAGGTGGAGAG AAACCGCAGGATGACGATGATGAAGAAGATGATGTGGAACCTGGACTGACTGGGGatgaaaaagaagaggaagtgaAGGAGAAGGAAAAGTTAGGGAAGCTGCAGTACTCAATTGATTATGACTTCCAAGAGAACAAG TTGACTGTGGGAATCCTGCAAGCCGCTGATCTCCTCTCCATGGACAGCGGTGGCACCTCAGATCCCTACGTGAAAGTCTTTGTCCTCCCAGACAAGAAGAAAAAGTTTGACACAAAGGttcacaagaaaacactgaatCCTGTATTCAATGAGACCTTTACCTTTAAG ATACCATTCCAAGAGATGGGAGGAAAGACTCTGGTAATGTCCGTTTATGACTTTGATCGCTTCTCTAAGCATGACGTCATTGGAGAGATTAAAATACCCATGAACACCCTTGACTTGGCAAAGCCAATTGAGGAGTGGAGAGACCTGGACAGTGCAGATCAAGAAGAG CCGGAGAAGCTGGGTGACATTTGCATCTCCCTGCGTTATGTCCCCACTGCCGGCAAACTCACCATCTGTATTCTGGAGGCCAAGAACCTCAAGAAAATGGATGTGGGTGGATTGTCAG atcCATATGTGAAAATCAACCTTTTGCAGAATGGAAAGaggctgaagaagaagaagacgacagTGAAAAAGAACACTTTGAATCCTTATTACAATGAGTCATTCAGCTTTGAGATCCCTCTTGAGCAAATGCAG AAAATCCTAGCTGTGATCACAGTGCTGGATTACGACAAGATTGGCAAGAATGATGCCATTGGGAAGATCTTGGTAGGAAGCAAGTCCACAGGGGCTGGGCTGAAACACTGGTCCGACATGCTGGCCAACCCCCGTCGCCCCATTGCCCAGTGGCATCCACTGCAGCCAGAGGAAGAGGTGGATGCCGCTCTCGCAGCCCTGAATGCCAAGAAGTAA
- the LOC101470284 gene encoding synaptotagmin-2 isoform X2 — protein sequence MKWNLFRHQTTPMVAAKPTGASALTVTPAPVALVSADNSTEPVSKNDAFDEIKNKFLNEIDKIPLPSWAIIAIAVVAALLILTCCFCIVKKCCFKKKKNKKGKKGKGDMGMKNLKGGEDDDDEEDDVEPGLTGDEKEEEVKEKEKLGKLQYSIDYDFQENKLTVGILQAADLLSMDSGGTSDPYVKVFVLPDKKKKFDTKVHKKTLNPVFNETFTFKIPFQEMGGKTLVMSVYDFDRFSKHDVIGEIKIPMNTLDLAKPIEEWRDLDSADQEEPEKLGDICISLRYVPTAGKLTICILEAKNLKKMDVGGLSDPYVKINLLQNGKRLKKKKTTVKKNTLNPYYNESFSFEIPLEQMQKILAVITVLDYDKIGKNDAIGKILVGSKSTGAGLKHWSDMLANPRRPIAQWHPLQPEEEVDAALAALNAKK from the exons ATGAAGTGGAACTTGTTCAGGCATCAGACAACGCCCATGGTCGCTGCTAAGCCAACGGGAGCCAGTGCCTTGACTGTGACTCCAGCGCCGGTCGCGTTAGTCTCGGCAGACAACTCCACCGAACCAGTGAGCAAGAATGATGCCTTTGACGAGATCAAAAACAAGTTCCTGAATGAAATCGACAAGATCCCAC TGCCATCATGGGCCATCATTGCCATCGCTGTGGTCGCCGCTTTACTCATTCTAACATGCTGCTTCTGCATCGTCAAGAAGTGCTGtttcaaaaagaagaagaacaagaagggCAAGAAGGGGAAGGGTGACATGGGAATGAAGAACCTGAAAGGTGGAGAG GATGACGATGATGAAGAAGATGATGTGGAACCTGGACTGACTGGGGatgaaaaagaagaggaagtgaAGGAGAAGGAAAAGTTAGGGAAGCTGCAGTACTCAATTGATTATGACTTCCAAGAGAACAAG TTGACTGTGGGAATCCTGCAAGCCGCTGATCTCCTCTCCATGGACAGCGGTGGCACCTCAGATCCCTACGTGAAAGTCTTTGTCCTCCCAGACAAGAAGAAAAAGTTTGACACAAAGGttcacaagaaaacactgaatCCTGTATTCAATGAGACCTTTACCTTTAAG ATACCATTCCAAGAGATGGGAGGAAAGACTCTGGTAATGTCCGTTTATGACTTTGATCGCTTCTCTAAGCATGACGTCATTGGAGAGATTAAAATACCCATGAACACCCTTGACTTGGCAAAGCCAATTGAGGAGTGGAGAGACCTGGACAGTGCAGATCAAGAAGAG CCGGAGAAGCTGGGTGACATTTGCATCTCCCTGCGTTATGTCCCCACTGCCGGCAAACTCACCATCTGTATTCTGGAGGCCAAGAACCTCAAGAAAATGGATGTGGGTGGATTGTCAG atcCATATGTGAAAATCAACCTTTTGCAGAATGGAAAGaggctgaagaagaagaagacgacagTGAAAAAGAACACTTTGAATCCTTATTACAATGAGTCATTCAGCTTTGAGATCCCTCTTGAGCAAATGCAG AAAATCCTAGCTGTGATCACAGTGCTGGATTACGACAAGATTGGCAAGAATGATGCCATTGGGAAGATCTTGGTAGGAAGCAAGTCCACAGGGGCTGGGCTGAAACACTGGTCCGACATGCTGGCCAACCCCCGTCGCCCCATTGCCCAGTGGCATCCACTGCAGCCAGAGGAAGAGGTGGATGCCGCTCTCGCAGCCCTGAATGCCAAGAAGTAA